DNA from Acidobacteriota bacterium:
CCACCGTCGATTACCCCTTCCAGAAGCTCGAGGTGCCCAAGGGCTTCCGGGGCACGCCCTACCTCAATCCCGACATGTGCATCGTCTGCAAGTCCTGCCAGCGCGACTGCCCGGCCGAGGCCATCGAGATCACGGACGTCGACCCGGCCGCCAAAACGTTCAAGATGATCATCCACAACGACCGCTGCATCCACTGCGCCCAGTGCGTCGATTCCTGCCCGACGAGCCCCAAGGCCATGCAGATCGACAGCGAGTTCGAGCTCGCGGCGGACGACCGCCACAAGCTGAAAAGGGAATGGGTTTACGTGCGGGCCGTGCTGAAGCCGAAGGCCCCGGCCGCCGCGGCCGAGCCCAAGGCCTAACGTTCTCCCGCAACCCCAGCCCTCGTCCGATCCGTTCGGACGGGGGCTTTTTTTTGCGCTCAGATCTTCATCGGCATGAGGACGTAGATGTTCGTCAGCCCTTCCTCGGGCTCCGGCTTCAGCAGGACGGCGCTGTTCTCGTCCTTGAGCTCGAAGGCGACCTTCTC
Protein-coding regions in this window:
- a CDS encoding 4Fe-4S dicluster domain-containing protein, translating into MKIAAFLPELLRHLFKKPATVDYPFQKLEVPKGFRGTPYLNPDMCIVCKSCQRDCPAEAIEITDVDPAAKTFKMIIHNDRCIHCAQCVDSCPTSPKAMQIDSEFELAADDRHKLKREWVYVRAVLKPKAPAAAAEPKA